Proteins co-encoded in one Brassica rapa cultivar Chiifu-401-42 chromosome A02, CAAS_Brap_v3.01, whole genome shotgun sequence genomic window:
- the LOC103850320 gene encoding AP2-like ethylene-responsive transcription factor AIL6 encodes MAPMTNWLTFSLSPMDMLRSSDQSQFVSYDASSAASSSPYLLDNFYGWTNQKPQEFFKDEAQIAASMADSTILTTFVDPQTHSHNHIPKLEDFLGEVRYSDNSQTETQDSSSLTHIYDPRHHQNQNQTGFYSDHNHEFKTMAGFQTAFSTNSGSEVEDSASIGRTHLAGEYLGHVVESSGGPELGFHGGANNGGALSLGVNVNNSNHRTSDDHTQITEHHYRGNNNGERINNEKMVSEKEKPVVAVETSDCSNKKIADTFGQRTSIYRGVTRHRWTGRYEAHLWDNSCRREGQARKGRQVYLGGYDKEDKAARAYDLAALKYWNATATTNFPITNYSKELEEMKHMTKQEFIASLRRKSSGFSRGASIYRGVTRHHQQGRWQARIGRVAGNKDLYLGTFATEEEAAEAYDIAAIKFRGINAVTNFEMNRYDIEAIMKSALPIGGAAKRLKLSLEAAEQKPILGHQHQLHHFQQQQQQQIQSSPNHSSINFAQSQMIPCGIPFEAAALYHHQQQQQQQQQQNFFQHFPANVQASDSTGSNNNSNVQGSMGLMTPNQAEFFLWPNQSY; translated from the exons ATGGCTCCGATGACGAACTGGTTAACGTTTTCACTGTCACCAATGGACATGTTGAGGTCATCTGATCAGTCTCAGTTCGTTTCCTATGACGCCTCTTCCGCCGCCTCCTCTTCTCCTTATCTCCTCGATAACTTCTAtg gTTGGACAAATCAAAAGCCTCAAGAGTTTTTCAAAGATGAAGCTCAAATAGCAGCTTCGATGGCAGATTCAACGATCCTAACAACGTTCGTCGACCCACAAACTCATTCTCACAATCACATCCCAAAGCTCGAAGACTTTCTCGGTGAAGTGCGTTACTCCGACAACAGCCAAACCGAAACACAAGACTCTTCTTCCCTCACTCACATCTACGATCCACGTCACCAccagaaccaaaaccaaaccgggTTTTACTCCGATCACAACCACGAGTTTAAAACCATGGCCGGTTTTCAAACCGCCTTCTCGACTAACTCCGGTTCGGAAGTTGAAGACTCAGCTTCCATCGGGAGGACTCATCTCGCGGGAGAGTATTTGGGACACGTGGTGGAATCTTCCGGTGGTCCGGAGCTTGGTTTTCACGGTGGAGCTAACAACGGAGGAGCTTTGTCGCTTGGTGTTAACGTTAACAACTCTAATCACAGGACTAGTGATGATCATACTCAGATCACTGAGCATCACTACCGAGGAAATAACAATGGTGAAAGAATCAACAACGAGAAGATGGTTTCTGAGAAGGAGAAGCCTGTTGTGGCTGTGGAGACATCAGATTGTTCTAACAAGAAGATCGCTGATACGTTTGGACAAAGGACTTCCATCTACAGAGGAGTTACAAG ACATAGATGGACTGGAAGATATGAAGCTCATCTATGGGATAATAGCTGTAGAAGAGAAGGTCAGGCCAGGAAAGGACGTCAAG TATACTTGG GTGGATATGACAAAGAAGATAAGGCAGCTCGAGCTTACGACTTAGCAGCTCTTAAGTACTGGAATGCTACTGCTACCACCAATTTCCCT ATTACAAACTACTCAAAAGAACTAGAGGAAATGAAGCACATGACCAAACAGGAGTTCATTGCTTCCCTTAGGAG GAAGAGTAGCGGATTCTCGAGAGGAGCTTCGATATACAGAGGTGTGACAAGGCATCATCAACAAGGACGTTGGCAAGCAAGGATCGGTCGTGTAGCCGGGAACAAAGATCTTTACCTAGGAACATTTG CAACGGAAGAGGAAGCAGCCGAGGCATACGACATAGCAGCGATCAAGTTCAGGGGAATAAACGCTGTAACAAACTTTGAGATGAACCGTTACGACATTGAGGCCATCATGAAGAGTGCACTTCCCATTGGTGGTGCAGCAAAACGTCTTAAGCTCTCTTTAGAGGCTGCAGAGCAGAAACCAATCCTCGGTCATCAACATCAACTCCACCACTTCCAGCAACAACAGCAGCAACAGATTCAGTCCTCTCCCAATCACAGTAGCATTAACTTCGCTCAGTCTCAGATGATTCCATGTGGGATCCCTTTTGAAGCAGCTGCTCTCTACCATCATCAACAGcaacaacagcagcagcagcaacagaaCTTCTTCCAGCATTTTCCGGCGAATGTTCAAGCTTCTGACTCGACCGGGTCTAATAACAACTCCAACGTTCAAGGTTCAATGGGACTTATGACGCCGAATCAGGCTGAGTTCTTCCTCTGGCCTAACCAGTCTTACTAG
- the LOC103850319 gene encoding receptor-like cytosolic serine/threonine-protein kinase RBK1 isoform X1 produces the protein MAVEEGKLVTETETNRESKEHQEEIELHRNDLGLEDSSSSSSSSPRGVLGITAMASDTDNNNSSSYSSCSSFSSDDKSSSTSTSPVSNIPNKNVSSSSHSLQWTKMIESIKKKSIRRFTVIPFLASYQLTRKNLRRKQPILSPSENSFFMAKPSWRNFTYEELAAATEDFNPENMIGKGGHAEVYKGVLPDGETIAIKKVMSHNKKEEERVSDFLSELGIIAHVNHTNAAKLLGFSIDRGLHFVLEYSPHGSLATMLFGTKKCLEWKIRYKVALGIADGLSYLHNDCPRRIIHRDIKASNILLSRDYDAQISDFGLAKWLPENWSHHVVSPIEGTFGYMAPEYFIHGIVDEKIDVFAFGVLLLEIITGRRAVDTASRQSIVAWAKPFLEKNSVEDIVDSRLGNEFDPTEVKRVMLTASMCIHHIATMRPDMTMLVQLLHGEDGPAELQQKPGERAEVSVNACDVQDHTSSSYLNELTRHRQLLME, from the exons ATGGCTGTTGAAGAAGGTAAACTTGTAACAGAAACAGAGACAAATAGAGAAAGCAAAGAGCATCAAGAAGAGATAGAGCTTCACAGGAACGACTTAGGCCTCGAGgattcatcatcatcctcatcatcatcgcCAAGAGGTGTACTCGGAATCACAGCTATGGCTTCAGATACAGACAATAATAACAGCAGTTCTTACAGTAGTTGCAGCTCTTTCTCCTCTGACGATAAATCATCATCAACATCGACGTCTCCAGTTTCAAACATTCCAAATAAAAACGTTTCGTCTTCCTCACATAGTCTCCAATGGACCAAAATGATTGAATCCATCAAGAAGAAGTCCATCAGACGCTTCACAGTGATTCCTTTCCTCGCAAGTTACCAACTCACACGTAAAAACTTGCGTCGCAAGCAACCTATTCTCTCCCCCTCTGAGAATAGCTTCTTCATGGCCAAACCCTCTTGGCGAAACTTCACCTACGAAGAGCTCGCTGCAGCTACTGAAGATTTCAATCCTG AGAACATGATTGGTAAAGGAGGACATGCGGAGGTTTACAAAGGAGTTTTGCCTGACGGAGAGACAATAGCTATCAAGAAGGTGATGAGTCACaacaagaaagaagaagaaagagtgaGTGACTTCCTTTCAGAGCTAGGTATCATCGCACATGTAAACCACACAAACGCAGCTAAGCTTCTCGGTTTCAGTATTGATCGTGGTTTGCATTTTGTGCTTGAGTACTCTCCCCATGGCAGCCTCGCTACTATGCTCTTTG GAACAAAGAAGTGTCTGGAGTGGAAAATAAGGTATAAAGTGGCTTTAGGTATAGCTGATGGTCTGAGTTATCTTCACAATGATTGCCCTAGAAGGATCATTCACCGTGACATCAAAGCGTCTAATATACTTCTCAGCCGAGACTATGATGCTCAG ATTTCAGATTTTGGACTTGCAAAGTGGCTTCCAGAGAACTGGTCTCATCATGTTGTATCCCCCATTGAAGGAACATTCGGGTACATGGCTCCAGAATACTTCATACACGgcattgttgatgagaagatcgaTGTGTTTGCCTTTGGTGTATTGCTTCTAGAGATTATAACCGGTCGTAGAGCGGTTGATACAGCAAGCAGGCAGAGCATCGTTGCATGG GCAAAACCTTTTCTAGAAAAGAACAGTGTCGAGGACATTGTGGATTCTCGGCTAGGAAACGAGTTTGATCCAACAGAGGTGAAACGAGTGATGCTAACAGCTTCAATGTGTATACATCATATAGCCACAATGCGACCTGACATGACCATG TTGGTGCAGCTGTTGCATGGAGAAGACGGACCAGCTGAGCTGCAGCAGAAGCCAGGTGAAAGAGCTGAGGTGAGTGTGAATGCATGCGATGTACAGGATCACACATCCTCCTCATACCTCAACGAACTCACTCGCCATAGGCAACTACTGATGGAGTAA
- the LOC103850319 gene encoding receptor-like cytosolic serine/threonine-protein kinase RBK1 isoform X2, which translates to MAVEEGKLVTETETNRESKEHQEEIELHRNDLGLEDSSSSSSSSPRGVLGITAMASDTDNNNSSSYSSCSSFSSDDKSSSTSTSPVSNIPNKNVSSSSHSLQWTKMIESIKKKSIRRFTVIPFLASYQLTRKNLRRKQPILSPSENSFFMAKPSWRNFTYEELAAATEDFNPENMIGKGGHAEVYKGVLPDGETIAIKKVMSHNKKEEERVSDFLSELGIIAHVNHTNAAKLLGFSIDRGLHFVLEYSPHGSLATMLFGTKKCLEWKIRYKVALGIADGLSYLHNDCPRRIIHRDIKASNILLSRDYDAQISDFGLAKWLPENWSHHVVSPIEGTFGYMAPEYFIHGIVDEKIDVFAFGVLLLEIITGRRAVDTASRQSIVAWVILISNKFNIH; encoded by the exons ATGGCTGTTGAAGAAGGTAAACTTGTAACAGAAACAGAGACAAATAGAGAAAGCAAAGAGCATCAAGAAGAGATAGAGCTTCACAGGAACGACTTAGGCCTCGAGgattcatcatcatcctcatcatcatcgcCAAGAGGTGTACTCGGAATCACAGCTATGGCTTCAGATACAGACAATAATAACAGCAGTTCTTACAGTAGTTGCAGCTCTTTCTCCTCTGACGATAAATCATCATCAACATCGACGTCTCCAGTTTCAAACATTCCAAATAAAAACGTTTCGTCTTCCTCACATAGTCTCCAATGGACCAAAATGATTGAATCCATCAAGAAGAAGTCCATCAGACGCTTCACAGTGATTCCTTTCCTCGCAAGTTACCAACTCACACGTAAAAACTTGCGTCGCAAGCAACCTATTCTCTCCCCCTCTGAGAATAGCTTCTTCATGGCCAAACCCTCTTGGCGAAACTTCACCTACGAAGAGCTCGCTGCAGCTACTGAAGATTTCAATCCTG AGAACATGATTGGTAAAGGAGGACATGCGGAGGTTTACAAAGGAGTTTTGCCTGACGGAGAGACAATAGCTATCAAGAAGGTGATGAGTCACaacaagaaagaagaagaaagagtgaGTGACTTCCTTTCAGAGCTAGGTATCATCGCACATGTAAACCACACAAACGCAGCTAAGCTTCTCGGTTTCAGTATTGATCGTGGTTTGCATTTTGTGCTTGAGTACTCTCCCCATGGCAGCCTCGCTACTATGCTCTTTG GAACAAAGAAGTGTCTGGAGTGGAAAATAAGGTATAAAGTGGCTTTAGGTATAGCTGATGGTCTGAGTTATCTTCACAATGATTGCCCTAGAAGGATCATTCACCGTGACATCAAAGCGTCTAATATACTTCTCAGCCGAGACTATGATGCTCAG ATTTCAGATTTTGGACTTGCAAAGTGGCTTCCAGAGAACTGGTCTCATCATGTTGTATCCCCCATTGAAGGAACATTCGGGTACATGGCTCCAGAATACTTCATACACGgcattgttgatgagaagatcgaTGTGTTTGCCTTTGGTGTATTGCTTCTAGAGATTATAACCGGTCGTAGAGCGGTTGATACAGCAAGCAGGCAGAGCATCGTTGCATGGGTA ATATTAATAtcgaataaatttaacattcattaa
- the LOC103850317 gene encoding uncharacterized protein LOC103850317, with protein MNPDPGLSMVSEHSHPLDSTFPDSTSNSEWRDEMMALLIKWRAEDKERSMKWRAEDQERQLKYDILRQTLPQMTMKSDLDPVEKTHKPSGNFVEQMVCDPPDKALDGDRFGFADGDSQVHNTFTPKRFEDLKLNGGIRFKRIRIKQNYHRSRFKNLKSKSPRRTLDLKASLDLMGLATSQRRCVGVTTIGMKKQYNREKQSILLAQACKSLGMFGESSGCRDTKNELQIRLGARLIVDTGVKRETHLFRYGFTSLAPMDEDGPVATWIGDQSIFAEEVEALESDDPDGAMESLQDVTSMESELEEPSEHESREDLSRSGKHWFHKVRFKVRLRRSSKVTDEKVTKEGELFKLEKSELLHKGRKYTRKLIVRWYYYKVRKRVKPLGAVETGFKCLSKAGTEAGYKANIIVSAVGVMFPETLRQLDQKESVGKNASARHKELRYGEGEKRSCVVFHSNHVWKPGRISLKLPEPFWSLSGDSFKEMKVLLGVTGLEENQEEGLRRWNKGLKIIKLCTRYGFKSFRFLRSVKMRIWWLLKTSRRNQLSEFSLANQAWEPGGTVSLNTSVWLEIYHRHGGKWKSKLVRLYAEAKSLRRSRLERAYCVGKIQEASRVTKRLRTERGNAILIAAVENCLSYCEGAGSQNPNVDDNRVWNPGAVEVEGEKSCSSVIAEKLWNAENRKISVMDVHTNSENEVKWVVVLSVTLTLESQKSFSSPEYVITVQAFCFWSLEDKAAILSGSRLKFYGEKIEWICGVWDPGVAGYGQAKEVTRGIILMAKHDPIKYVGYHTLVRLLEMCGVS; from the exons ATGAACCCTGATCCGGGTTTAtcaatggtatcagagcacagTCATCCTCTTGACAGTACGTTTCCGGATTCAACATCGAACTCCGAATGGAGGGATGAGATGATGGCTCTATTGATCAAATGGAGAGCTGAAGATAAAGAGCGATCCATGAAATGGAGAGCTGAAGATCAGGAGCGCCAGCTTAAATATGATATTCTGCGCCAGACATTACCGCAGATGACGATGAAGTCTGATCTCGATCCGGTGGAGAAGACTCACAAACCATCGGGAAATTTCGTCGAGCAGATGGTGTGCGACCCTCCAGACAAAGCACTTGACGGAGATCGATTTGGGTTCGCGGATGGTGATTCTCAAGTTCATAACACATTTACCCCTAAAAGGTTTGAAGATCTAAAACTCAACGGAGGTATCAGGTTCAAAAGGATTCGGATCAAGCAAAACTACCACAGATCTCGATTTAAGAACCTAAAAAGTAAGTCACCGAGAAGAACTCTTGATTTAAAGGCTTCGTTAGATCTTATGGGGCTTGCGACATCTCAGAGGAGGTGTGTGGGAGTGACGACTATTGGAATGAAGAAACAATACAACCGAGAGAAGCAATCAATACTGCTGGCGCAAGCTTGTAAGAGTTTAGGAATGTTCGGAGAATCTTCAGGTTGTAGAGATACTAAAAATGAATTGCAGATTCGTTTAGGAGCAAGACTGATTGTTGATACAGGAGTGAAGCGAGAGACTCATCTATTCCGGTATGGGTTTACTTCTCTAGCTCCTATGGATGAAGATGGTCCTGTTGCTACGTGGATAGGAGATCAAAGTATCTTCGCTGAGGAAGTTGAAGCGCTAGAATCTGATGATCCTGATGGTGCGATGGAGTCGTTACAGGATGTAACATCAATGGAGTCTGAGTTGGAGGAACCGAGCGAGCATGAGAGCAGGGAAGACCTCTCTCGGAGTGGAAAACATTGGTTTCATAAGGTCCGATTCAAAGTTAGACTTCGCAGAAGCTCTAAAGTAACAGATGAGAAGGTTACAAAAGAGGGGGAACTTTTCAAGCTGGAGAAATCAGAATTACTTCACAAAGGAAGAAAGTATACAAGAAAGCTTATTGTCAGATGGTACTATTATAAGGTTAGGAAGCGAGTTAAGCCGCTTGGAGCCGTAGAAACGGGGTTCAAATGTCTCTCGAAAGCTGGGACTGAAGCAGGCTATAAGGCCAACATCATTGTTTCTGCTGTGGGCGTGATGTTTCCTGAGACACTGAGACAGTTAGATCAGAAAGAATCAGTTGGCAAGAACGCTAGTGCGAGACATAAGGAACTACGTTATGGTGAGGGAGAGAAACGATCATGTGTAGTTTTTCATTCCAACCATGTGTGGAAGCCTGGCAGGATATCTTTGAAGCTTCCAGAACCCTTTTGGAGTCTCTCTGGTGATAGCTTTAAGGAGATGAAGGTTTTACTAGGGGTAACAGGCTTGGAGGAAAATCAGGAAGAAGGGCTGCGACGTTGGAACAAGGGTCTGAAGATAATAAAGTTGTGCACGAGATATGGATTTAAGAGTTTCAGATTTTTAAGAAGTGTGAAGATGCGGATATGGTGGTTATTGAAGACTTCACGTAGGAATCAACTTTCTGAATTCTCTTTGGCAAATCAAGCATGGGAACCTGGTGGTACTGTTTCGCTAAACACTTCAGTCTGGCTTGAGATTTATCACCGTCATGGTGGGAAGTGGAAGTCTAAGCTTGTGAGACTTTATGCCGAGGCGAAGAGCTTAAGACGCAGCAGACTGGAGAGAGCTTACTGTGTTGGTAAAATTCAGGAGGCGTCAAGGGTTACAAAACGTTTAAGGACTGAGAGAGGGAATGCGATCCTTATTGCAGCAGTGGAGAATTGTTTAAGTTATTGTGAAGGTGCTGGTAGCCAAAATCCTAACGTCGATGATAACCGTGTGTGGAATCCTGGAGCTGTAGAGGTTGAAGGAGAAAAGAGCTGTAGCAGTGTTATAGCTGAGAAGTTGTGGAATGCGGAGAATAGGAAAATTTCTGTTATGGACGTTCACACAAATTCTGAAAACGAGGTCAAGTGGGTGGTCGTTCTAAGTGTTACACTGACGCTAGAGAGTCAGAAAAGCTTTTCAAGTCCTGAATATGTGATCACGGTTCAAGCTTTTTGCTTTTGGAGCCTCGAGGACAAGGCTGCTATTCTATCGGGGAGTAGACTGAAGTTCTATGGGGAGAAGATTGAGTGGATTTGTGGCGTATGGGATCCTGGTGTAGCAGGTTATGGACAAGCCAAGGAGGTGACAAGAGGTATTATTTTGATGGCGAAGCATGATCCTATCAAGTACGTG GGATATCATACACTGGTGCGGCTGTTGGAGATGTGTGGGGTATCATAG
- the LOC103850316 gene encoding L-type lectin-domain containing receptor kinase IX.1-like codes for MTIPPSWSLVITILVSPCKMANSILLFSSVLLLPLVCSVQFNITRFTSNSPEVAYQGDARANGAVELTNIDYTSRSGWVTYGKKIPLWDPQTGNPSDFTTRFSFRIDTRGVKYGNYGHGFAFFLAPAEIQMPPNSAGGFLGLFNETDVLSSSFPLFHVEFDTFTNPNWDPLDMASHVGINNNSLVSSSVTSWNASAHSQDIGRVRIFYDSVRRNLSVSWTYDLTSNPNENSSLSYIIDLSKVLPSEVTVGFSATSGSVTEGNRLLTWEYSSDLELRDIKKSQEDKKKGMIIGVSVSGFVLVTFFIVLLITFLKWKYRREKAEEEKENLTSINEDLERGAGPRKFSYKELASAANNFSVDRKLGEGGFGAVYKGYLTGLDMMVAIKKFTGGSTQGKREFVTEVKIISSLRHRNLVQLVGWCHEKDEFLMVYEFMPNGSLDAHLFGKKPQHLAWGVRCKVTLGIASALLYLHEEWEQCVVHRDIKASNVMLDSSFNAKLGDFGLARLMDHEVGPQTTGLAGTFGYMAPEYISTGRASKESDVYSFGVVTLEIVTGRKSVDPRQGRVEPEASLVERVWDLYGKGELIKGVDEKLGGDGFDEKQAECLMVVGLWCAHPDRNSRPSIKQAIQVLSLEAPLPHLPTKMPVASYHVSSSSTATSVSSGGAGTATFSSAQLGR; via the coding sequence ATGACAATTCCACCATCTTGGTCTCTTGTGATAACCATCTTGGTCTCTCCCTGCAAAATGGCCAACTCAATCCTCCTCTTTTCATCTGTTTTGCTTCTCCCTTTGGTCTGTTCAGTTCAGTTCAACATAACTCGTTTCACGTCAAATAGTCCTGAAGTAGCATACCAAGGAGACGCAAGAGCAAACGGCGCCGTCGAGCTTACCAACATTGACTACACAAGCCGTTCCGGTTGGGTTACCTACGGTAAAAAAATCCCTCTTTGGGATCCACAAACCGGCAACCCTTCGGACTTCACCACGCGTTTCTCCTTCAGGATCGATACACGTGGCGTTAAGTACGGTAACTACGGTCACGGCTTCGCTTTCTTCCTAGCTCCAGCTGAGATCCAAATGCCTCCAAACTCAGCTGGTGGCTTCTTGGGTCTGTTCAACGAAACAGACGTCCTCTCTTCCTCTTTCCCGCTATTTCACGTCGAGTTCGACACCTTTACTAATCCGAACTGGGATCCTCTAGACATGGCTTCTCACGTGGGAATCAACAACAACTCTCTAGTTTCTTCTAGCGTGACTTCTTGGAACGCGTCCGCACACAGCCAAGATATTGGCCGTGTGCGGATCTTCTACGATTCCGTTAGAAGAAACCTGAGCGTATCCTGGACCTACGACTTAACATCCAATCCTAATGAGAATTCGAGCCTTTCTTACATCATCGATCTCTCGAAAGTCCTGCCGTCAGAAGTCACTGTTGGATTCTCCGCGACGTCTGGGAGCGTCACGGAAGGAAACAGGCTTCTGACGTGGGAGTACAGTTCAGACCTGGAGCTACGAGATATCAAGAAAAGCCAAGAAGACAAGAAAAAAGGGATGATCATCGGCGTTTCGGTGTCCGGGTTTGTTTTAGTAACGTTCTTCATTGTCTTGCTAATAACCTTCTTGAAATGGAAATATCGGAGGGAGAAGGCAGAGGAGGAGAAAGAGAACTTGACGTCGATCAACGAGGATCTCGAAAGAGGAGCAGGACCGAGGAAGTTTTCTTACAAGGAACTCGCCTCGGCCGCTAACAACTTCTCGGTCGATAGGAAGCTAGGGGAAGGAGGATTTGGAGCCGTGTACAAAGGCTACTTAACCGGGTTAGACATGATGGTCGCCATCAAGAAGTTTACGGGCGGGTCTACGCAGGGGAAAAGAGAGTTCGTAACGGAAGTGAAGATAATCAGCAGTTTGAGGCATCGGAACTTAGTGCAGCTCGTCGGCTGGTGTCACGAAAAAGATGAATTTCTGATGGTATACGAGTTCATGCCTAACGGTAGTTTAGACGCTCACCTCTTTGGTAAAAAACCGCAGCATCTCGCTTGGGGTGTGAGGTGCAAGGTGACTCTCGGTATAGCCTCCGCGCTGCTCTATCTCCACGAGGAGTGGGAGCAGTGCGTTGTGCATAGAGATATTAAAGCGAGTAACGTGATGCTGGACTCTAGCTTCAACGCCAAGCTTGGTGATTTCGGGTTGGCTAGGTTGATGGACCACGAGGTGGGCCCACAGACTACGGGGCTTGCGGGGACCTTTGGTTACATGGCTCCTGAGTATATTAGCACGGGAAGGGCGAGTAAAGAGTCTGATGTTTATAGCTTTGGAGTTGTTACGTTGGAGATTGTTACGGGGAGAAAGTCTGTTGATCCGAGGCAAGGGAGAGTGGAGCCTGAGGCGAGCCTTGTGGAGAGAGTGTGGGATTTGTATGGGAAAGGTGAATTGATCAAAGGTGTTGATGAGAAACTTGGGGGTGATGGTTTTGATGAGAAGCAAGCGGAGTGTCTTATGGTTGTGGGGTTGTGGTGTGCTCATCCTGATAGGAACTCGAGGCCTTCGATAAAACAAGCGATCCAGGTTTTGAGTCTCGAAGCGCCGTTGCCTCATCTTCCGACCAAAATGCCTGTTGCTAGTTATCATGTGTCGTCTTCGAGTACTGCGACCTCGGTTAGCTCTGGTGGAGCTGGGACAGCAACGTTTTCAAGTGCTCAACTTGGTCGTTGA